A stretch of the Microcella sp. genome encodes the following:
- a CDS encoding alpha/beta hydrolase yields the protein MSPDALPTVDLDEWPHLFIEGASAVAPVVLTLHGTGGDEREIVALGEAVAPGAAVLSPRGRVREGLANRWFRRLGEGVFDVDDVIVRAAELAAFVVAARSRYALEGRELIAAGFSNGANIALATALLHPDVVSRVVAFSGMYPFGDREPGGSSPGLELLLLGGDHDPMAPATSVDRLEAFASARGASVTRHRRPGGHGIEAGELQFAKEWLAR from the coding sequence ATGAGCCCGGATGCTCTACCGACGGTCGACCTCGACGAGTGGCCCCACCTCTTCATCGAGGGCGCTTCGGCCGTTGCGCCGGTCGTGCTCACGCTGCACGGTACCGGCGGTGACGAGCGCGAGATCGTCGCACTCGGCGAGGCCGTCGCACCGGGAGCCGCCGTGCTCTCGCCGCGCGGCCGGGTTCGCGAGGGCCTCGCGAACCGATGGTTCCGGCGCCTCGGCGAGGGCGTCTTCGACGTCGACGACGTCATCGTGCGGGCCGCAGAGCTCGCCGCCTTCGTGGTCGCCGCGCGGTCGCGGTATGCGCTCGAGGGACGCGAGCTGATCGCGGCGGGCTTCTCGAACGGCGCCAACATCGCCCTCGCGACGGCGCTGCTGCATCCCGACGTGGTATCCCGCGTCGTCGCGTTCAGCGGCATGTACCCGTTCGGCGACCGCGAGCCCGGCGGCTCGTCACCAGGACTCGAGCTGCTGCTGCTGGGCGGCGACCACGACCCGATGGCGCCGGCGACGAGCGTCGACCGGCTCGAAGCGTTCGCGAGCGCGAGGGGGGCATCCGTCACCCGGCACCGCCGCCCCGGCGGCCACGGCATCGAGGCCGGCGAGCTGCAGTTCGCGAAGGAGTGGTTGGCCCGCTGA
- a CDS encoding phosphotriesterase family protein encodes MTGTVATVRGEVAVKDLGATLMHEHLFIRNPELEENYPTGEWDEDVMHAAALARMRALAAAGISTLVDLTVMGLGRSIPRIQRLAAESPVNIVVATGFYTQRDLPTYFSTHSRGGYIDEDPLAEMFIGDIREGIAGTGVKAAIIKVSSDRFGITDDVARVFAAAAAAHQQTGVPIATHSNPHVLGGLDQQARFTELGIDLQHVVIGHSGDTTDITYLRRLLDAGSTVGLDRFGMTITGVDTERVDTLHQLIELGYAEQLVVSHDSSLYSVNMAPTHKDRIMPEWTHLIVSEQVLPELRRRGVSEETIDQIIVGNPARILAGSH; translated from the coding sequence ATGACCGGCACGGTTGCGACAGTGCGCGGCGAAGTCGCAGTGAAGGACCTCGGCGCTACTCTCATGCACGAGCACCTCTTCATCAGAAACCCCGAGTTGGAGGAGAACTACCCAACGGGTGAATGGGATGAGGATGTCATGCACGCAGCAGCGTTGGCGCGGATGCGTGCGCTTGCCGCAGCGGGCATCTCGACCCTTGTTGATCTCACGGTCATGGGTCTCGGCCGATCGATTCCGCGCATTCAACGGTTGGCGGCCGAGAGTCCTGTCAACATTGTTGTGGCGACTGGCTTCTACACACAGCGTGATCTTCCGACCTACTTCTCAACGCACTCCCGCGGGGGGTACATCGATGAGGATCCGTTGGCGGAGATGTTCATCGGTGACATCCGGGAAGGCATCGCCGGTACGGGGGTGAAGGCGGCGATCATCAAAGTCTCGAGCGATCGGTTCGGTATCACCGACGATGTCGCCCGCGTATTCGCCGCGGCTGCAGCCGCGCACCAACAGACCGGCGTGCCGATTGCGACGCACTCGAACCCTCATGTGCTCGGCGGGCTCGATCAGCAGGCGCGCTTCACAGAACTGGGAATCGACTTGCAGCACGTCGTGATCGGACACAGCGGAGACACAACGGACATCACGTACTTGCGACGCCTTCTGGATGCGGGTTCAACGGTGGGGTTGGACCGATTCGGAATGACGATTACGGGAGTGGATACGGAACGGGTCGACACTCTTCACCAGCTGATTGAACTCGGGTACGCGGAACAACTCGTTGTCTCGCATGACTCGTCGCTCTACAGCGTGAACATGGCTCCGACTCACAAGGACCGCATCATGCCCGAATGGACCCATCTCATCGTCTCTGAGCAGGTTCTTCCGGAGCTGAGGCGCCGCGGTGTCTCGGAAGAAACGATCGATCAGATCATCGTGGGAAACCCTGCACGAATCCTCGCTGGCAGCCACTAG
- a CDS encoding MBL fold metallo-hydrolase: MAEPTRIAEGIWAIATRTPVPGLPFTLCYVLVSPRGDLHVIDPGWAGIGSYEQLSRSFENIGLRIHDVRTVLATHFHRDHLGLSAELRERTGARLLLSTVECDVIARSEAGEPSTLQAREAQWETWGVPQDRRDDLTVPTEQKDDDRPVHADGTVDDGEILPFEGHSLEVVATPGHTQGHLCLADRDRQVVYTGDHVLPQIFSGIGIGSLPGHDPVHDFLTSLEKLSAFDAFDVLPGHEYGFTKLGKRRRQIAYHHVRRAREVSELLGELGSASIWQYARRVSWTRGWAALRGYALESALRQTALHREFVESGNATEWFERYPTARP, translated from the coding sequence GTGGCCGAGCCAACCCGCATTGCTGAGGGAATATGGGCGATCGCTACGCGTACTCCAGTTCCGGGTTTGCCTTTCACCTTGTGCTACGTGCTCGTCTCGCCCCGGGGCGACCTGCATGTCATCGACCCGGGTTGGGCTGGCATCGGCTCATACGAGCAACTGTCTCGATCGTTCGAGAACATTGGTCTTCGCATTCACGACGTGCGCACAGTCTTGGCCACTCACTTTCACCGCGACCACCTGGGGCTGAGCGCCGAACTGCGGGAGCGCACGGGCGCCCGTCTGCTCTTGTCGACGGTGGAATGTGACGTGATTGCTCGATCAGAGGCCGGTGAGCCGAGCACTCTTCAGGCCCGTGAAGCGCAATGGGAGACCTGGGGTGTTCCGCAAGATCGTCGCGACGATCTGACCGTTCCCACCGAGCAGAAGGACGACGATCGACCGGTTCATGCAGACGGCACAGTCGACGACGGTGAGATCCTGCCGTTCGAAGGGCATTCACTCGAAGTGGTCGCCACGCCCGGTCACACGCAGGGGCATTTGTGCCTGGCCGACCGTGATCGTCAGGTCGTCTACACAGGCGACCATGTGCTTCCGCAGATCTTCTCCGGTATCGGCATCGGTTCTCTTCCGGGGCATGATCCCGTTCATGACTTCTTGACATCGCTCGAGAAGCTTTCTGCGTTCGACGCATTCGACGTGCTTCCGGGCCATGAGTACGGCTTCACGAAACTCGGAAAGAGGAGACGGCAGATTGCCTATCACCACGTGCGTCGTGCCCGAGAAGTGTCGGAGCTTCTCGGTGAACTCGGTTCCGCGTCGATCTGGCAGTACGCCCGGCGAGTTTCGTGGACACGAGGATGGGCCGCGCTGAGGGGGTATGCGCTCGAATCAGCCCTGCGTCAGACGGCCCTGCATCGCGAGTTCGTCGAGAGCGGAAACGCAACCGAGTGGTTCGAGCGCTACCCGACCGCGCGACCCTGA
- a CDS encoding nuclear transport factor 2 family protein, which yields MSQALYEEYVHALIDRDWARLETTLTEDVRREGFDGPRDSTFSRAEYLEYLARVMDPIESFGYDVHRIVSTDDGQVGLVEVTSRYLEDSVSFGYRMAFVLTKRAGEERIENVEIYWKTPEHRLKQETVYDRSSE from the coding sequence ATGTCTCAGGCCCTGTACGAAGAGTATGTCCACGCACTGATCGATCGTGACTGGGCGAGACTCGAGACAACCCTCACCGAAGACGTGCGAAGAGAGGGATTCGACGGGCCACGAGACTCAACATTCAGCCGCGCTGAGTACCTCGAATACCTAGCGCGTGTTATGGATCCGATTGAGAGCTTCGGATACGACGTGCATCGCATAGTCTCGACCGACGATGGACAGGTCGGGCTTGTCGAAGTCACCAGCCGCTACCTTGAAGACAGCGTGAGTTTCGGCTATCGCATGGCCTTCGTCCTCACGAAGCGCGCTGGTGAGGAACGGATCGAGAACGTCGAGATCTATTGGAAGACCCCTGAGCATCGCCTCAAGCAAGAAACCGTCTACGACCGCAGCTCGGAGTGA
- a CDS encoding nuclear transport factor 2 family protein produces the protein MSLEVFQSYLQGIIDRDWDQVTATLAAGVHREGYDGPQDSTDGRDNYIQFLDRVMTPIEGFGYDVHRIASTENGKVGLIEVTSRYVENGEELGYRMAYVITVDDNDLIDNIEIYWKTPTKRLSVDTVYDRTAG, from the coding sequence ATGTCTCTAGAAGTCTTTCAGTCTTACCTGCAAGGCATCATCGACCGCGACTGGGACCAGGTTACGGCCACGCTAGCCGCTGGTGTCCATCGCGAAGGCTACGACGGACCGCAAGACTCAACCGATGGACGCGACAACTACATCCAGTTTCTTGACCGTGTAATGACCCCCATCGAAGGGTTTGGGTACGACGTCCACCGAATCGCCTCAACGGAGAACGGAAAGGTGGGCCTCATTGAGGTCACGAGTCGCTACGTCGAGAACGGCGAAGAGTTGGGCTATCGAATGGCATATGTCATCACCGTCGATGACAATGACCTCATCGACAACATCGAGATCTACTGGAAGACACCCACCAAACGCCTTTCTGTCGACACGGTATACGACCGCACGGCAGGCTAG